In Arcanobacterium wilhelmae, the following are encoded in one genomic region:
- a CDS encoding adenylate/guanylate cyclase domain-containing protein → MEATGTNGEPEIGKVERYTQHLTDGAPQYTLKEAAERAGTSTEIVRMFWRSMGFPAIQSEEKPIFTAYDVDVIRAHQEMANLGSADSTAMNSLIRAQSYFADRQVLWQYEALVEMAAKRFGVDEISARYYVLDHFGQYEEFLMYQMKYAWRRHLAAFLRRTEVELENMHFDEDVEMPLIRALGFVDLVSFTNTSEKLTPHELAELIQTFEFTCRDVISSYGARTVKMVGDAVLYIADDLLTGVRAVTGLISALNDAPDMPNVRASLVWGGVLSRFGDVFGPNVNLASRLCSVAPQGGVLLDSETATAVARLARPGLEVSPSDDVELRGIGAVSTFTLRELR, encoded by the coding sequence GAGCGTTATACGCAACACCTCACCGACGGCGCACCCCAGTACACGCTGAAAGAAGCCGCCGAACGCGCCGGTACCTCCACGGAGATCGTGCGTATGTTCTGGCGCTCCATGGGCTTCCCGGCGATCCAAAGCGAAGAAAAGCCAATTTTCACCGCCTACGATGTGGACGTCATCCGCGCCCACCAGGAGATGGCGAACCTCGGTAGCGCGGATTCCACCGCGATGAACTCCCTGATCCGCGCGCAATCCTATTTTGCGGACCGCCAGGTGCTGTGGCAGTACGAAGCCCTCGTGGAGATGGCGGCCAAGCGCTTCGGCGTGGACGAAATCTCGGCCCGCTACTACGTGCTCGATCACTTCGGTCAATACGAAGAGTTCCTCATGTATCAAATGAAATACGCCTGGCGGCGCCACCTCGCCGCGTTCTTGCGACGCACCGAAGTGGAGCTCGAGAACATGCATTTCGACGAGGACGTCGAGATGCCTCTCATCAGGGCCCTCGGATTCGTGGATCTCGTGAGCTTTACGAACACGTCTGAAAAGCTCACCCCGCACGAGTTGGCTGAGCTCATCCAAACCTTCGAGTTCACGTGCAGAGACGTGATCTCCTCCTATGGTGCGCGCACGGTGAAAATGGTGGGAGACGCCGTGCTCTATATCGCCGACGATCTCCTCACCGGCGTTCGTGCAGTCACCGGCCTGATCAGCGCGCTCAACGACGCTCCGGATATGCCCAACGTCCGTGCTTCGCTCGTGTGGGGCGGAGTGCTCTCGCGTTTCGGGGATGTCTTCGGTCCGAACGTCAATCTCGCTTCACGCCTGTGCTCGGTCGCCCCGCAGGGCGGCGTCCTCCTCGATTCGGAAACCGCCACCGCCGTCGCGCGGCTCGCACGGCCCGGGCTGGAAGTTTCGCCCTCCGACGACGTCGAACTGCGCGGAATCGGAGCGGTTTCAACTTTCACGTTGCGCGAGTTGCGCTAG
- a CDS encoding response regulator transcription factor, with the protein MAKVVLVEDDAAISGPLVRALTREGYEVVAASSGAEGIAATAAPVDLVILDLGLPDMDGLDVARRIRHAGLAVPILILTARTEEIDMVVGLDAGADDYVTKPFRLAELLARVRALLRRASPSENSVGTLEAQDVRIDPVAHRAYLAESELSLTGKEFELLMILVRNAGRVVSRDALMAEVWGDSADTSTKKLDMHISWLRRKLGDSPARPHYISTVRGMGFRFENA; encoded by the coding sequence ATGGCAAAAGTGGTGCTGGTAGAAGATGACGCGGCGATTAGTGGGCCGCTGGTTCGCGCCCTCACGCGCGAAGGCTACGAGGTGGTGGCCGCATCGAGTGGTGCCGAAGGTATCGCGGCAACCGCAGCTCCGGTTGATCTGGTGATCCTCGATCTCGGCTTGCCGGATATGGACGGCCTCGACGTTGCCCGGCGTATCCGCCATGCGGGCCTTGCCGTCCCGATCCTCATTTTGACGGCACGTACTGAAGAAATCGACATGGTGGTTGGGCTCGACGCCGGTGCGGACGACTACGTAACAAAGCCGTTCCGGCTTGCTGAACTGCTTGCTCGCGTCCGCGCCCTCCTTCGGCGCGCCTCGCCGTCGGAAAACTCGGTGGGCACGCTCGAGGCGCAGGACGTGCGCATCGATCCGGTGGCGCACCGCGCCTACCTTGCCGAATCCGAACTCTCACTCACCGGCAAAGAGTTTGAGCTGCTCATGATTTTGGTGCGCAACGCGGGCCGAGTGGTTTCGCGCGACGCGCTTATGGCCGAGGTGTGGGGCGACAGCGCCGACACTTCGACGAAGAAACTCGACATGCACATCTCATGGTTGCGCCGTAAGCTCGGCGATTCGCCGGCCCGTCCACACTATATTTCCACGGTGCGTGGCATGGGATTCCGGTTCGAGAATGCGTAA